A single genomic interval of Gopherus evgoodei ecotype Sinaloan lineage chromosome 11, rGopEvg1_v1.p, whole genome shotgun sequence harbors:
- the ZDBF2 gene encoding DBF4-type zinc finger-containing protein 2 isoform X2 — protein MYCRNRTGTTILMERFLQDVLQHHPHRYHDNRPTYDDVPYPISPMAPQDIFLLPEEEKKEVVRSIREMPGTDSESIVKSCAPSPCRSQEGIKSISVPQTFIQKLKMGQEHVLEISQQTLDICSSEKKHTLMDGTQIANSSHDGQFTDVSPVSHHLRSTPLCHSSPVGPVIAKNIRYAATSNLIPSSRYDRIQKDVCHKDGSLNTNPNPVLASVHPKKPSFSCQRPTCSQGNASYVISGQSFFKLDGLQSQDETLVSDFCLRDLVGTSNSLSFGASPHLTRYKDMKVSRFDETSLDEIIEEVILKYCHGASPNELSCKDEESNSYLNISSLLDHNSLEGSEMSFDCEAPVCSGAGLPKAATKDIEFLKEVQVNLEDRNYGTQLSSVLKGGSVEQTEAAKQDIIIHNEEPVLPALPHVPPSFVGKTWSQIMYEDDIKIEALVRDFKEGRFRCHFNSEPSANSTGKGMRKKKQKDERKSDIVTGNRTETSSIKALPELNDAISGGSDFDNLLASDTLCNPQILQMPRKRTWRLASRCQVVKVSHGTQTSLVNYPIVKRKIIRKEPNPPDQKANIIWSENERISNMKTRLCALKLPEAYTKIMSPLQPKTVVYVLSCPEIKQYKGKPIDVPKMRRNHSSTDSKDSVRYRYKQCSFKYYDPLTNRILKTAPKSTVREKAKKPSHVRQLFRSLSLDANTKKLSETQKECTPSKFFNWPGSYSSSSATFLSDPVKGNDMNSSLRTDGASISTERSDFPIFVHSEKSYKHVVISPFNSHQSQIEDVRLTPVNSRVAKTPLKSIRSEQLERENSKTMWKRKEGTSREPGFSKKASGPISVNCGVVRRGSRVASGKQASRTKKQKKEQIRRELSSCAQKSSSVFSIHKHQTRKPTLRKHLKKEKLDAKKLKVRRKPRTTFLNSAVISGITEKRQKITAGSFPKKPELASSKVRSWEIRISPAL, from the coding sequence ACCAACATATGATGACGTGCCATATCCCATCTCCCCAATGGCTCCCCAGGATATTTTCCTGCTTCcagaagaggagaagaaagaggtgGTAAGAAGCATACGGGAGATGCCTGGCACAGACAGTGAATCCATTGTTAAATCATGCGCCCCTTCTCCTTGCAGATCTCAGGAGGGCATAAAGTCAATTTCTGTGCCACAGACATTTATCCAAAAACTAAAGATGGGACAGGAACATGTCTTAGAAATATCTCAGCAAACTTTGGACATCTGTAGCAGTGAGAAAAAACATACACTAATGGATGGCACTCAGATTGCAAATAGTAGCCATGATGGCCAGTTTACAGATGTGAGCCCAGTATCTCACCATTTGCGTAGCACCCCTTTATGTCACAGTTCTCCTGTTGGCCCTGTAATTGCAAAAAATATTAGGTACGCAGCAACATCAAATTTGATTCCAAGTAGCAGATATGATCGCATTCAGAAGGATGTATGCCACAAGGATGGATCATTAAACACAAATCCTAATCCTGTTCTGGCATCAGTCCACCCAAAAAAACCTTCGTTTTCATGTCAGAGACCTACCTGCAGCCAAGGCAATGCTTCATATGTTATCTCAggtcaatctttttttaaactagatgGTTTACAATCTCAGGATGAAACTTTGGTGTCTGACTTCTGTCTCAGGGATCTTGTGGGTACTAGCAACTCACTAAGTTTTGGGGCATCTCCACATTTAACAAGATACAAAGACATGAAGGTGAGCAGGTTTGATGAAACTTCATTAGATGAGATAATTGAAGAAGTCATTCTGAAGTACTGCCATGGAGCTTCACCTAATGAGCTCTCTTGCAAAGATGAAGAGAGTAATTCCTATTTAAATATTTCATCACTTCTGGATCACAATAGTCTAGAGGGCTCTGAAATGAGTTTTGATTGTGAGGCACCTGTTTGCTCAGGAGCAGGCCTACCCAAGGCAGCTACAAAGGATATAGAATTCCTAAAAGAGGTCCAAGTAAACCTGGAAGATAGGAACTACGGAACTCAACTTAGTTCTGTTCTAAAAGGTGGTTCAGTGGAGCAAACAGAAGCAGCAAAACAGGATATAATAATTCATAATGAGGAACCAGTTCTTCCAGCTCTGCCTCATGTGCCTCCTTCCTTTGTGGGAAAGACGTGGTCCCAGATAATGTATGAAGATGATATAAAAATTGAAGCACTTGTGCGTGATTTCAAGGAAGGTCGTTTCCGTTGTCATTTCAACAGCGAACCCTCTGCCAACAGTACAGGGAAGGGGATGAGGAAGAAGAAGCAGAAAGATGAAAGGAAGAGTGACATTGTTACAGGTAACAGAACAGAAACTTCATCGATTAAAGCATTGCCAGAATTGAATGATGCTATAAGTGGTGGTTCTGATTTTGATAATCTTTTGGCCTCTGATACACTATGCAACCCACAAATACTTCAGATGCCTAGAAAGAGGACGTGGCGCCTTGCTTCAAGATGCCAAGTGGTCAAAGTCAGCCATGGAACCCAAACCAGTTTAGTGAACTATCCAatagtaaaaagaaaaatcattagAAAGGAGCCTAATCCACCCGATCAGAAAGCAAACATTATTTGGTCAGAGAATGAAAGAATTTCAAACATGAAAACCAGACTGTGTGCCCTCAAGCTTCCTGAAGCATATACCAAAATTATGAGCCCTCTGCAGCCCAAGACAGTGGTTTATGTCCTTTCATGTCCAGAGATTAAACAATATAAAGGCAAACCCATAGATGTTCCCAAAATGAGGAGAAATCACAGCTCCACAGACAGCAAGGATTCTGTAAGGTACAGATACAAACAATGTTCTTTTAAGTATTATGACCCACTGACAAATCGAATTCTGAAAACAGCTCCCAAGAGCACAGTTAGAGAAAAAGCCAAAAAGCCCTCCCACGTTCGACAACTGTTTAGGAGTCTAAGCCTTGATGCAAACACAAAGAAATTATCTGAGACACAGAAAGAATGTACACCATCTAAATTCTTCAATTGGCCAGGGTCCTATAGTTCTTCTTCAGCGACTTTTCTGTCAGATCCAGTTAAAGGGAATGATATGAATTCAAGTCTGAGGACAGATGGAGCTTCCATTTCCACAGAAAGGTCTGATTTTCCAATATTTGTTCACTCAGAGAAGTCCTATAAACACGTCGTCATTTCACCTTTCAACTCCCATCAGTCTCAGATAGAAGATGTTAGATTAACCCCAGTTAATAGCAGGGTTGCCAAAACACCTTTGAAGTCAATCAGGAGTGAACAGTTGGAGAGGGAGAATTCAAAGACAATGTGGAAGAGGAAAGAAGGCACTAGTAGAGAACCAGGTTTTTCCAAAAAGGCTTCAGGACCCATCTCTGTCAATTGTGGCGTTGTGAGAAGAGGAAGTAGAGTAGCCTCAGGCAAACAAGCATCCAgaactaaaaagcaaaaaaaagagcAGATAAGAAGGGAGCTCTCCTCTTGTGCCCAAAAATCTTCTTCTGTCTTCTCCATCCATAAGCATCAGACAAGGAAACCTACTTTGAGAAAGCACCTCAAAAAGGAAAAACTTGATGCTAAAAAGCTAAAGGTTAGGAGGAAACCCAGGACGACATTTTTGAACTCTGCAGTCATTTCAGGGATTACTGAAAAGAGGCAGAAAATCACAGCAGGGTCTTTTCCAAAGAAGCCAGAACTAGCTTCTTCCAAAGTTAGGAGCTGGGAGATAAGGATCTCCCCAGCACTGTGA
- the ZDBF2 gene encoding DBF4-type zinc finger-containing protein 2 isoform X3, which produces MAPQDIFLLPEEEKKEVVRSIREMPGTDSESIVKSCAPSPCRSQEGIKSISVPQTFIQKLKMGQEHVLEISQQTLDICSSEKKHTLMDGTQIANSSHDGQFTDVSPVSHHLRSTPLCHSSPVGPVIAKNIRYAATSNLIPSSRYDRIQKDVCHKDGSLNTNPNPVLASVHPKKPSFSCQRPTCSQGNASYVISGQSFFKLDGLQSQDETLVSDFCLRDLVGTSNSLSFGASPHLTRYKDMKVSRFDETSLDEIIEEVILKYCHGASPNELSCKDEESNSYLNISSLLDHNSLEGSEMSFDCEAPVCSGAGLPKAATKDIEFLKEVQVNLEDRNYGTQLSSVLKGGSVEQTEAAKQDIIIHNEEPVLPALPHVPPSFVGKTWSQIMYEDDIKIEALVRDFKEGRFRCHFNSEPSANSTGKGMRKKKQKDERKSDIVTGNRTETSSIKALPELNDAISGGSDFDNLLASDTLCNPQILQMPRKRTWRLASRCQVVKVSHGTQTSLVNYPIVKRKIIRKEPNPPDQKANIIWSENERISNMKTRLCALKLPEAYTKIMSPLQPKTVVYVLSCPEIKQYKGKPIDVPKMRRNHSSTDSKDSVRYRYKQCSFKYYDPLTNRILKTAPKSTVREKAKKPSHVRQLFRSLSLDANTKKLSETQKECTPSKFFNWPGSYSSSSATFLSDPVKGNDMNSSLRTDGASISTERSDFPIFVHSEKSYKHVVISPFNSHQSQIEDVRLTPVNSRVAKTPLKSIRSEQLERENSKTMWKRKEGTSREPGFSKKASGPISVNCGVVRRGSRVASGKQASRTKKQKKEQIRRELSSCAQKSSSVFSIHKHQTRKPTLRKHLKKEKLDAKKLKVRRKPRTTFLNSAVISGITEKRQKITAGSFPKKPELASSKVRSWEIRISPAL; this is translated from the coding sequence ATGGCTCCCCAGGATATTTTCCTGCTTCcagaagaggagaagaaagaggtgGTAAGAAGCATACGGGAGATGCCTGGCACAGACAGTGAATCCATTGTTAAATCATGCGCCCCTTCTCCTTGCAGATCTCAGGAGGGCATAAAGTCAATTTCTGTGCCACAGACATTTATCCAAAAACTAAAGATGGGACAGGAACATGTCTTAGAAATATCTCAGCAAACTTTGGACATCTGTAGCAGTGAGAAAAAACATACACTAATGGATGGCACTCAGATTGCAAATAGTAGCCATGATGGCCAGTTTACAGATGTGAGCCCAGTATCTCACCATTTGCGTAGCACCCCTTTATGTCACAGTTCTCCTGTTGGCCCTGTAATTGCAAAAAATATTAGGTACGCAGCAACATCAAATTTGATTCCAAGTAGCAGATATGATCGCATTCAGAAGGATGTATGCCACAAGGATGGATCATTAAACACAAATCCTAATCCTGTTCTGGCATCAGTCCACCCAAAAAAACCTTCGTTTTCATGTCAGAGACCTACCTGCAGCCAAGGCAATGCTTCATATGTTATCTCAggtcaatctttttttaaactagatgGTTTACAATCTCAGGATGAAACTTTGGTGTCTGACTTCTGTCTCAGGGATCTTGTGGGTACTAGCAACTCACTAAGTTTTGGGGCATCTCCACATTTAACAAGATACAAAGACATGAAGGTGAGCAGGTTTGATGAAACTTCATTAGATGAGATAATTGAAGAAGTCATTCTGAAGTACTGCCATGGAGCTTCACCTAATGAGCTCTCTTGCAAAGATGAAGAGAGTAATTCCTATTTAAATATTTCATCACTTCTGGATCACAATAGTCTAGAGGGCTCTGAAATGAGTTTTGATTGTGAGGCACCTGTTTGCTCAGGAGCAGGCCTACCCAAGGCAGCTACAAAGGATATAGAATTCCTAAAAGAGGTCCAAGTAAACCTGGAAGATAGGAACTACGGAACTCAACTTAGTTCTGTTCTAAAAGGTGGTTCAGTGGAGCAAACAGAAGCAGCAAAACAGGATATAATAATTCATAATGAGGAACCAGTTCTTCCAGCTCTGCCTCATGTGCCTCCTTCCTTTGTGGGAAAGACGTGGTCCCAGATAATGTATGAAGATGATATAAAAATTGAAGCACTTGTGCGTGATTTCAAGGAAGGTCGTTTCCGTTGTCATTTCAACAGCGAACCCTCTGCCAACAGTACAGGGAAGGGGATGAGGAAGAAGAAGCAGAAAGATGAAAGGAAGAGTGACATTGTTACAGGTAACAGAACAGAAACTTCATCGATTAAAGCATTGCCAGAATTGAATGATGCTATAAGTGGTGGTTCTGATTTTGATAATCTTTTGGCCTCTGATACACTATGCAACCCACAAATACTTCAGATGCCTAGAAAGAGGACGTGGCGCCTTGCTTCAAGATGCCAAGTGGTCAAAGTCAGCCATGGAACCCAAACCAGTTTAGTGAACTATCCAatagtaaaaagaaaaatcattagAAAGGAGCCTAATCCACCCGATCAGAAAGCAAACATTATTTGGTCAGAGAATGAAAGAATTTCAAACATGAAAACCAGACTGTGTGCCCTCAAGCTTCCTGAAGCATATACCAAAATTATGAGCCCTCTGCAGCCCAAGACAGTGGTTTATGTCCTTTCATGTCCAGAGATTAAACAATATAAAGGCAAACCCATAGATGTTCCCAAAATGAGGAGAAATCACAGCTCCACAGACAGCAAGGATTCTGTAAGGTACAGATACAAACAATGTTCTTTTAAGTATTATGACCCACTGACAAATCGAATTCTGAAAACAGCTCCCAAGAGCACAGTTAGAGAAAAAGCCAAAAAGCCCTCCCACGTTCGACAACTGTTTAGGAGTCTAAGCCTTGATGCAAACACAAAGAAATTATCTGAGACACAGAAAGAATGTACACCATCTAAATTCTTCAATTGGCCAGGGTCCTATAGTTCTTCTTCAGCGACTTTTCTGTCAGATCCAGTTAAAGGGAATGATATGAATTCAAGTCTGAGGACAGATGGAGCTTCCATTTCCACAGAAAGGTCTGATTTTCCAATATTTGTTCACTCAGAGAAGTCCTATAAACACGTCGTCATTTCACCTTTCAACTCCCATCAGTCTCAGATAGAAGATGTTAGATTAACCCCAGTTAATAGCAGGGTTGCCAAAACACCTTTGAAGTCAATCAGGAGTGAACAGTTGGAGAGGGAGAATTCAAAGACAATGTGGAAGAGGAAAGAAGGCACTAGTAGAGAACCAGGTTTTTCCAAAAAGGCTTCAGGACCCATCTCTGTCAATTGTGGCGTTGTGAGAAGAGGAAGTAGAGTAGCCTCAGGCAAACAAGCATCCAgaactaaaaagcaaaaaaaagagcAGATAAGAAGGGAGCTCTCCTCTTGTGCCCAAAAATCTTCTTCTGTCTTCTCCATCCATAAGCATCAGACAAGGAAACCTACTTTGAGAAAGCACCTCAAAAAGGAAAAACTTGATGCTAAAAAGCTAAAGGTTAGGAGGAAACCCAGGACGACATTTTTGAACTCTGCAGTCATTTCAGGGATTACTGAAAAGAGGCAGAAAATCACAGCAGGGTCTTTTCCAAAGAAGCCAGAACTAGCTTCTTCCAAAGTTAGGAGCTGGGAGATAAGGATCTCCCCAGCACTGTGA